The genomic interval GCGCGGGACTCGCGAAGGTGCCCGAGGGGTGGGCCGATCTCGTCGTGGCGGATGTGTTCAGCGGGGCTCGCACCCCCGCCCACCTCACCTCCACCGAATTTCTCGACGAGGTGCGCCGGGTGCTCAAGCCCGGTGGGTTCTACGCCGCCAACCTCGCCGACGGGCCCCCGCTCGCGCATCTCCGGGGCCAGATCGCCACCGTGGCCGCCCGGTTCGCGGAACGCGCGCTGATCGCCGACCCGACCGTGCTGCGCGGCAAGCGGTTCGGCAACGCGGTGCTCGTCGCCTCCGACCACCCGCTGCCGCTCGCCGAGTTGACCCGGCGGGCCGCCTCCGACCCGCACCCGGGCCGACTCCAACACGGCCGCGAACTCACCGACTTCACCGGCGGAGCCGTACCCGTGACGGACGCGTCGGCGGTCGCCTCACCGGCACCGCCCCCGTCCGTGTTCCGCTAGCCGGAACAGTTCAGCCGGAGCAACGCACCCGGAAAACTCAGTAGTTGCCCACGTCCACCCGCGGCGCCCCGTCGTGCCACGTGCAGATCACCGACACCTTGTCCGTGCCTTTGGTGAACTCCACCCGGAGCCACGAGTCCGTCTTCCACACCTGCATCGACCAGCCCGTACCCGGTGTCGCCGACACGAGCGCCACATAGGCCGGTGAGGTGTCGAGTTCGAGCACCACCCGCCCGCCGTCCGTGGCGTAGCTCTTCACCTGGCCGGTGGTGGAGGGAGAGGGGGACGGGCTCGCCGTCGTCGTCTTCGTGGGGGTCGGGACGGGGGTGCGGGTCGGCGTCGGGCTGTTCGTCGGGCTCGGCGAGGACTCGGCCCGAACCGGTGCCGAGGACGGTGGCTGAGCCGCCTGCGCGCTCGCGCCGGCCGCAGTGATGGGCAGGGCGCGCGGCGGGTCGTAGGCCGTGCCCGTCATGACCGTGTGGACGCCCCACCAGGACAGCGTGACGGCCGCGCCGGTGGCGAGCGACCAGGCCAGCACGTGTACGAATCCGTTGACGAGTCCTCTGGGCGACGTGGGCATCGCCGCCATACTGCCTCACGCGCCCCACAGGTGTCCCGTCGATGTCCCACCGGTTGTCCACAGGTGGGGAGTTGTCCACAGGCCCGGATGCGGGTCGCCCGCATGGGCTACGGTGCGGCGCATGGCAAGTGTGCTCGTGGTCGAGGACGACCAGTTCGTGCGCTCGGCCCTCATCCGGCATCTGACCGATGCCGCGCACACGGTGCGCAGTGTCGGTACGGCACTTGAGGCGCTGCGCGAGGTCGCCCATTTCCGTTTCGACGTGGTCATCCTGGACCTCGGACTGCCCGACCTGGACGGGTCCGAGGCGCTGAAGATGCTGCGCGGGATCACTGACGTACCCGTGATCATCGCCACCGCCCGGGACGACGAGAGCGAGATCGTCCGGCTGCTCAACGCGGGCGCGGACGACTACCTCACCAAGCCCTTCTCGGTCGACCATCTCTCCGCCCGCATGTCCGCCGTTCTACGGCGTTCCCGTGCCACCACCGGTGAGGCACCCCCGTCGACCGTCATCCGCGTGGGCGGCCTCACCGTCGACCCGTTGCGCCGCCAGGCCGAGCTGGACGGCGTCCGACTCGACCTCACCCGGCGCGAGTTCGACCTCCTCGCCTTCCTCGCGGGACGCCCCGGTGTCGTCGTACCGCGCAAAGAGCTCCTCGCCGAGGTGTGGCAGCAGTCGTACGGCGACGACCAGACCATCGACGTCCATCTGTCCTGGCTGCGAAGGAAGTTGGGGGAGACGGCGGCTCAGCCGCGCTATCTGCACACCCTGCGGGGCGTCGGCGTGAAGCTGGAGCCACCGGGAGCGGAGCCGCCGCGATGAGGTGGGCGCTGGTCAGGGTCTGTCTGGCGATCGCGGCGATGGTCGTCGTGGCCTTCGCGGTGCCGCTCGGCCTGGTCATCAAGGAGATGGCCCGCGACCGCGCCTTCTCGAACGCCGAGCGGGAGGCCGCCGCCGTCGCCCCCGCGCTGTCCATCACCACCGACCGGGACCAGCTGGAGAAGGTCGTCGCCTCCGCGGGCGCGGACTCCGGGATGGCCGTCCACATACCGGCGGGGGAGGGGAAGGCCGCCCTCGACATCGGGCTGCGGCGCGCCGCCGGCAAGGACATCGCGACCGTACGGAAGCTGGGCCGCGCCTCCACCACCGAGGTGCCCGGCGGTTCCGTCCTGCTCCAGCCGGTGGCGCTCAGCTCCGGTGAGATATCCGTCGTCGAGGTGTACGTCCCGGAGTCCGAGGTCAGCAACGGTGTCGGTACGGCCTGGGCGGTGCTCGCCGGGGTCGGCCTCGCGCTGATCGTCGGTTCCGTCGCGGTCGCCGACCGGCTGGGCGTACGGATGGTGCAGCCCGCGCAGCGCCTCGTCGAGGGCGCGCACGAACTGGGGGAGGGGAAGCTGGGGGCACGGGTGCCCGAGGAGGGGCCGACCGAACTGCGGCTCGCGGCGGTCGCGTTCAACTCCATGGCCGACCAGGTCGTACAACTGCTGGCGAACGAGCGGGAGTTGGCGGCCGATCTGTCGCACCGGCTGCGCACACCCCTCACCGTGCTGCGGCTGAACGCGGCCTCGCTCGGGGACGGGCCCGCCGCCGAGCAGACGCGGACCGCCGTCGCGCAGTTGGAGCGGGAGGTCGACACGATCATCCGGACCGCGCGCGAGGCCAAGCCGCAGACCGTGGCGG from Streptomyces sp. NBC_01288 carries:
- a CDS encoding sensor histidine kinase: MRWALVRVCLAIAAMVVVAFAVPLGLVIKEMARDRAFSNAEREAAAVAPALSITTDRDQLEKVVASAGADSGMAVHIPAGEGKAALDIGLRRAAGKDIATVRKLGRASTTEVPGGSVLLQPVALSSGEISVVEVYVPESEVSNGVGTAWAVLAGVGLALIVGSVAVADRLGVRMVQPAQRLVEGAHELGEGKLGARVPEEGPTELRLAAVAFNSMADQVVQLLANERELAADLSHRLRTPLTVLRLNAASLGDGPAAEQTRTAVAQLEREVDTIIRTAREAKPQTVAAGPGAGCDAAEVVRERMRFWSALAEDEGRKVRVAGVERPVRIPVARADLVAALDALLGNVFRHTAEGTAFAVDVHNSEDAVIVLVSDAGSGIRDPEAAMARGRGSGSAGSTGLGLDIVRRLAESTGGDVRIGSSMLGGTEVRIWIQLDGREPERNGHRGAVRRRRRGKLVSTFNRSRSLP
- a CDS encoding spermidine synthase, which gives rise to MGKSRSTRRGGAGTAEAVVEAVDGGLAELIPDRERARAWTLLIDGAPQSYVALDDPAYLSFEYQRRLGHVIDLVAPAGKPVQVVHLGGGALTLARYVAATRPRSTQQVVEFDAALVQLVRRELPLDPNARIRVRSADARAGLAKVPEGWADLVVADVFSGARTPAHLTSTEFLDEVRRVLKPGGFYAANLADGPPLAHLRGQIATVAARFAERALIADPTVLRGKRFGNAVLVASDHPLPLAELTRRAASDPHPGRLQHGRELTDFTGGAVPVTDASAVASPAPPPSVFR
- a CDS encoding response regulator transcription factor; translation: MASVLVVEDDQFVRSALIRHLTDAAHTVRSVGTALEALREVAHFRFDVVILDLGLPDLDGSEALKMLRGITDVPVIIATARDDESEIVRLLNAGADDYLTKPFSVDHLSARMSAVLRRSRATTGEAPPSTVIRVGGLTVDPLRRQAELDGVRLDLTRREFDLLAFLAGRPGVVVPRKELLAEVWQQSYGDDQTIDVHLSWLRRKLGETAAQPRYLHTLRGVGVKLEPPGAEPPR